The DNA region GTTtgggtgacgacgatgacgggggGCTGCCCCAGGTGGCGCGCAGACGAGAgatggggatgggatgggatggctGGAGGAAACATGAAAGCTCCGGGCGAGAGAAGAGGAAAGAGAGAACGAGAAAAGACAAGGGGAGCAGGAAAGACGGATAAGAAAAGATCCCTCCCACTTCCGAGCTTGGTCTCCAGGTCGGCGATCAGTCGACAGAAACGACATCGTGGCGGTTCTGGTGCCCTTGCTCGGGAGCCATGGCAGCCAGGAGAACCGTCGTGCTCGATGCAGATGGCGCCCCGCAAGGGGGATATAGCTCCTGCGCCGTGGATCTTCGGAGGGATAGCCGAACCGAGGCCTGTGTGACCCGCGGACGAGAGTTTCTCACCAATGAAagcgacgaagacggctCTCCAGTCTTGCTTCTAGATCGGAGTTCGGAAGGGCGGGCTGAAAGCCTCACCTGGAGCTGGCAAGTGTTGGAGAATAGCCGCAATGCGTTCCCACTCGCCCCAAGAAGGTTcaccagacgacgagggggacACCACGCGGTTGGCTGTCCTAGGTCTCTCGGAGCCCTTCAGCACCACCCCCGTGACTTCAGCCACCACCGACCCGACACAGGCTCATCTTGACGACGTTGTCGAAGCTCCAATCCCCGGGGTTGGCCATCTCCGGTACCATCGTCCCCCTGAACTCCCACTTTCTGCTCGTTTGCTACCGGTCTGCCGTACACGCCGCGCAGACGTTGTGGTAGCAGAACGTGTCTGGGCTGCCGACCTTGCGGTTCGTGCACGTCGTGTACGCGTTGCCCCCCCTGCcgcacgcgcagcacgcCCAACGCCCGCCCAGATCCTCGACGCGGCACGCCCCCGTGCTGCACTCGACGCTGATGAGGCATTTGCccagcgagcagcagcttggaGGCTCAGCGGCAGCTTCCCCGTGCCAGGCCCAGCCCGCTGCCGCtatggtgatggcggcggtgttggcggtcgttgctgttgctgttgtcgtcgtcgtcgccgtgccctcCGCAGCGGCCACTGGCGTGAAGACGACATTGGtgcagggcgcggcgggctcacCCGTGGACGGATCGATGACCGCGTCCGGGCAGTAGAGGTAGTGGCTGGCCGAGGTCAGGGGCCGCGGGCACGGGGGtatgtggtggtggtggaggaccGACCACTGGC from Purpureocillium takamizusanense chromosome 3, complete sequence includes:
- a CDS encoding uncharacterized protein (EggNog:ENOG503PG6H) → MCQWSVLHHHHIPPCPRPLTSASHYLYCPDAVIDPSTGEPAAPCTNVVFTPVAAAEGTATTTTTATATTANTAAITIAAAGWAWHGEAAAEPPSCCSLGKCLISVECSTGACRVEDLGGRWACCACGRGGNAYTTCTNRKVGSPDTFCYHNVCAACTADR